One genomic window of Candidatus Pseudobacter hemicellulosilyticus includes the following:
- a CDS encoding lipocalin family protein — MKKMHTNYFFAGLLGLALFSSCSKDKDKDEDKEPAGKPITVANIAGTYKWGGATLDNINIPLEDLELEACEKDDLYKLNADLSAEYIDAGVQCDPPGDDETTWELEGKRILMIDFEGEVEKITDKEMVIAETFRGEDNKQHTIRLIMKRQ, encoded by the coding sequence ATGAAGAAGATGCACACAAATTATTTTTTTGCCGGCCTCCTGGGCCTGGCCCTTTTTAGCTCCTGCAGCAAAGACAAGGATAAGGACGAAGACAAAGAACCCGCAGGAAAACCTATTACTGTTGCCAATATTGCCGGCACCTACAAATGGGGCGGCGCCACACTGGATAATATCAATATCCCGCTGGAGGACCTGGAACTGGAAGCCTGTGAAAAGGACGACCTCTACAAACTGAACGCAGACCTCAGCGCAGAATATATTGACGCCGGCGTTCAATGTGATCCTCCCGGCGACGATGAAACTACCTGGGAACTGGAAGGAAAAAGGATCTTAATGATCGACTTTGAAGGAGAGGTGGAGAAGATCACCGATAAGGAAATGGTGATTGCCGAAACCTTCCGCGGGGAGGACAATAAGCAGCACACGATCCGCCTGATCATGAAAAGACAATAA
- a CDS encoding MoxR family ATPase, producing MVLTADDIRQLNDRIQSQSVFIDRLRDETARVIVGQHYMLDRLLIGLLTNGHVLLEGVPGLAKTLAIKSLATAVQGKFSRIQFTPDLLPADVIGTLIYNQQKNEFIVRKGPIFANFVLADEINRAPAKVQSALLEAMQEKQVTIGETTYKLDEPFLVLATQNPLEQEGTYPLPEAQQDRFIMKVVVGYPTKEEEQLIIRQNVQGGRGPEVQKVVSMQEVLQARDLVRQVYMDEKVENYILDIVFATRFPEKYKLEKLKPLIAYGGSPRASINLALAAKAHAFLNKRGFVIPEDVRSIARDVLRHRIGLTYEAEAENVDVLNVIDDILRIIQVP from the coding sequence ATGGTATTAACAGCCGATGATATCCGACAATTGAATGACAGGATCCAGTCCCAGAGCGTTTTTATTGACCGATTACGGGATGAAACAGCCCGCGTGATCGTAGGGCAGCATTATATGCTGGACCGCCTCCTGATAGGCCTGCTCACCAATGGCCACGTCTTACTGGAAGGGGTGCCCGGCCTGGCCAAGACCCTCGCCATCAAATCGCTGGCCACAGCGGTGCAGGGTAAGTTCAGCCGCATCCAGTTCACGCCCGACCTGCTCCCTGCCGACGTGATCGGCACCCTGATCTACAACCAGCAGAAGAACGAGTTCATAGTCCGTAAAGGACCCATCTTTGCCAATTTTGTGCTGGCCGATGAGATCAACCGGGCGCCGGCCAAAGTACAGAGCGCCCTGCTGGAAGCCATGCAGGAAAAACAGGTGACCATCGGCGAAACCACCTATAAACTGGATGAACCCTTCCTGGTGCTGGCCACCCAGAACCCGCTGGAACAGGAAGGTACTTACCCGTTGCCCGAAGCACAGCAGGACCGCTTTATCATGAAAGTAGTGGTGGGCTATCCTACCAAGGAAGAAGAGCAGCTCATTATCCGCCAGAACGTGCAGGGTGGTCGTGGTCCCGAAGTGCAGAAAGTGGTGTCCATGCAGGAAGTCCTGCAGGCGAGAGACCTGGTGCGGCAGGTATATATGGATGAGAAAGTAGAGAATTATATCCTTGATATTGTTTTTGCCACCCGATTCCCTGAGAAATACAAGCTGGAAAAGCTGAAGCCGCTGATCGCCTATGGCGGATCGCCAAGGGCCAGCATCAACCTGGCGCTGGCCGCCAAGGCCCATGCTTTCCTCAATAAGCGTGGCTTTGTGATCCCCGAAGATGTCAGGAGTATTGCCCGGGACGTGCTGCGGCACCGTATTGGCCTCACCTATGAAGCGGAGGCGGAGAATGTGGACGTGCTGAATGTGATTGATGATATTTTAAGGATCATCCAGGTACCCTGA
- a CDS encoding DUF58 domain-containing protein — translation MLTTTEILKKVRELEIKSKKLTRHIFTGEYHSAFKGRGMLFKEVREYQAGDDPRFIDWNVSARFNHPFSKVFEEERELTVMLLVDISASSFFGTVHARKKDLITEIAAVLAFSAISNNDKVGVVFFSDKVEKFIPPKKGRDHVLYIVRELLTMQPKQRGTTLGEALRRFNNSTRQRCIAFVLSDFLDDAFHDPLKVAGKKHDLVGIKIYDKMDMELPNAGMIEAEDAETGRRQWVDSADFLVRKQHQSFFFEHTAWCKQVFLQAGSELLHIRTDEDYVKVLQHFFTGRNK, via the coding sequence ATGCTGACCACCACCGAAATATTGAAAAAGGTCCGGGAGCTGGAGATCAAAAGTAAAAAGCTCACCCGGCATATCTTCACCGGCGAGTACCATAGTGCTTTCAAAGGAAGGGGTATGCTCTTCAAGGAAGTAAGGGAATACCAGGCCGGTGATGATCCGCGTTTTATAGACTGGAACGTATCTGCCCGTTTCAACCATCCTTTCAGCAAGGTATTTGAAGAAGAGCGGGAACTGACGGTCATGTTGCTGGTGGATATCAGCGCCAGTTCCTTTTTCGGTACCGTACATGCGCGCAAAAAGGACCTGATCACAGAAATAGCTGCTGTGCTGGCTTTCTCAGCCATCAGCAACAATGATAAAGTGGGTGTGGTATTCTTTAGCGATAAGGTGGAGAAATTCATCCCGCCCAAAAAAGGCAGGGATCATGTATTGTATATAGTCCGGGAGCTGCTGACCATGCAGCCCAAACAAAGAGGCACCACCCTGGGCGAGGCCCTGCGGCGTTTCAACAATTCCACCCGGCAGCGCTGTATTGCTTTTGTGCTGAGTGATTTCCTGGATGATGCCTTTCATGACCCGCTGAAGGTGGCCGGTAAAAAACATGACCTGGTAGGCATCAAGATCTATGATAAAATGGATATGGAGCTGCCCAATGCCGGTATGATAGAAGCGGAGGATGCGGAAACCGGCCGGCGACAGTGGGTGGACAGTGCTGATTTCCTGGTGCGCAAACAGCACCAGTCTTTTTTCTTTGAACATACCGCCTGGTGCAAGCAGGTATTCCTGCAGGCGGGCAGCGAGTTGCTGCATATCCGTACCGACGAGGATTATGTGAAAGTGCTGCAGCATTTTTTTACCGGAAGAAACAAATAG
- a CDS encoding BatD family protein → MNNRIRHIIFPCLLLLSGYLQAQVLVKASTDRDRILIGEPIRLLLDVRSPLGEPIQWFLLDTLPHFEILEKGKLSSADGVDGKKQQQELTITSYDSGYWQIPPLTLRVGDRNYQTDSLGITVAYTPYDTSADYRDIKAIEEVKAAPRSMRFWILAGITLLVILTAALLLWPRKRKQAEQAAAARVLTPYEEAMETLEALKKAGWQQDGGVKVFYTGLNDALRLFIRRKLGIASLEKTNEELIQALKPLKLQPEQFRHLAEALRMADFVKFARYQPAAADNEQNFEFIKTAITTLNNLT, encoded by the coding sequence ATGAACAACAGAATTCGTCATATCATTTTTCCCTGCCTGCTCCTGCTGAGTGGTTACCTGCAGGCGCAGGTCCTGGTGAAAGCCAGTACCGACCGGGACCGGATCCTGATCGGAGAGCCTATCAGATTATTGCTGGATGTCCGCTCGCCGCTGGGCGAGCCCATACAATGGTTCCTCCTGGATACCCTGCCGCATTTTGAGATCCTGGAAAAAGGAAAGCTCAGTTCGGCAGATGGTGTGGATGGGAAAAAGCAGCAGCAGGAACTCACCATTACCAGCTATGACAGTGGTTACTGGCAGATCCCGCCGCTGACCCTGCGGGTGGGCGACCGGAATTACCAGACCGATAGCCTGGGCATCACCGTTGCCTATACGCCTTATGATACCAGTGCTGATTACCGGGATATCAAGGCTATTGAAGAAGTAAAGGCCGCTCCCCGCTCCATGCGTTTCTGGATACTGGCCGGCATCACCCTGCTGGTGATACTGACTGCCGCCCTGCTCTTATGGCCCAGAAAGCGTAAGCAGGCTGAACAGGCAGCGGCTGCACGGGTCCTGACCCCTTATGAAGAAGCGATGGAAACCCTGGAAGCCCTTAAAAAAGCTGGCTGGCAGCAGGACGGCGGCGTCAAAGTATTCTATACAGGACTGAATGATGCGCTCCGGCTGTTTATCCGGCGGAAGCTCGGCATTGCCAGCCTGGAGAAAACCAATGAAGAGCTGATCCAGGCCCTGAAGCCGCTCAAGCTCCAGCCGGAGCAGTTCCGGCACCTGGCGGAAGCCCTGCGCATGGCGGACTTTGTAAAATTTGCCCGCTACCAGCCTGCGGCCGCTGATAATGAACAGAATTTTGAGTTCATCAAAACCGCTATTACCACACTCAATAACCTCACCTGA
- a CDS encoding VWA domain-containing protein, giving the protein MLYNWFHTIDFAQPWFFAGFVLLPLLGWWYWKKDSSSRAGLTVSTLQAFRKTSSWKTLGRHSLFGLRLLAISCCIIALARPQVRMDEELKTGEGIDIILCLDVSGSMFAQDLLPNRLEAAKQVAADFVDRRITDRIGVVIFSGESFTLVPLTTDKQILKTQIYNIQRGALEDGTAIGDGLGVSVGRLKDSKTKSKVIILLTDGEDQGGRIDPLAGKELAKAYNIRVYTIGVGTEGFAPVPVPDGAGGVITRQQKVNVDEKLLRLIAEETGGLYFRARDNESLKGIYNDIDQLEKTRIEVTALRRYTEKFFPFAIAAAILLLLEIVLRFTIFKKFP; this is encoded by the coding sequence TTGCTGTACAACTGGTTCCATACAATCGATTTTGCCCAGCCCTGGTTCTTTGCAGGTTTTGTCCTGCTGCCCCTGCTTGGCTGGTGGTACTGGAAAAAGGACAGCAGCTCCAGGGCAGGCCTCACCGTTTCCACCCTCCAGGCTTTCCGGAAAACCAGTTCCTGGAAAACACTGGGACGGCATAGCCTGTTTGGTCTGCGTCTGCTGGCCATCAGCTGTTGTATCATAGCCCTGGCCAGGCCACAGGTGAGGATGGATGAGGAGTTGAAAACAGGAGAAGGTATTGATATCATCCTCTGCCTGGATGTAAGCGGCAGTATGTTTGCGCAGGACCTGCTGCCCAACCGGCTGGAAGCGGCCAAGCAAGTGGCGGCCGATTTCGTGGACCGCCGGATCACAGACCGCATCGGGGTGGTCATTTTCTCCGGTGAAAGCTTTACGCTGGTACCGCTGACCACCGATAAACAGATCCTGAAAACACAGATCTATAATATCCAGCGCGGCGCCCTGGAAGATGGTACTGCTATTGGCGACGGGCTGGGGGTGAGTGTTGGCCGGCTGAAAGATTCCAAAACAAAATCCAAGGTCATCATCCTGCTGACCGATGGAGAAGACCAGGGCGGCCGTATTGACCCCCTGGCCGGTAAGGAACTGGCCAAAGCCTATAATATCCGTGTGTATACCATTGGTGTAGGCACAGAGGGGTTTGCTCCTGTACCGGTGCCCGATGGCGCCGGTGGTGTTATTACCCGCCAGCAGAAAGTGAACGTGGACGAGAAGCTGCTGCGCCTGATTGCCGAAGAGACCGGAGGCCTGTATTTCCGGGCCCGGGACAATGAAAGCCTGAAAGGTATTTACAACGATATTGATCAGCTGGAAAAAACAAGAATAGAAGTAACAGCCCTACGGCGTTATACCGAAAAATTCTTTCCCTTTGCTATTGCGGCCGCTATCTTACTTTTGCTGGAGATTGTTTTGCGTTTTACCATATTCAAAAAGTTTCCGTAA
- the rsgA gene encoding ribosome small subunit-dependent GTPase A, whose product MKATVYKSTGSWYSIKAEDGKFYNARIKGVFKIDDITSTNPLAVGDVVMVEPPTEQEPTATIYEILPRRNYINRQSPAHKKKHHIVAANLDQSLMFATLRDPKTSQGFIDRFLASCEAYHVPAVLVFNKADLYRKKEQEQFERLKGIYERIGYSVILMSVSQGTGVDAVKVMLKDKITLMSGHSGVGKSTFINAIFPEIQLKTQDVSGWSGKGMHTTTFAEMFDLPFGGAIIDTPGMREFGLVDISRQELSHYFPEMARLLNDCQFNNCQHINEPGCAIKDAVAAGDIDEDRYVSYYNILESINEKDWD is encoded by the coding sequence ATGAAAGCAACCGTGTACAAATCCACCGGCAGCTGGTATAGTATTAAAGCCGAAGACGGCAAATTCTACAATGCCCGAATCAAAGGTGTATTCAAGATTGATGATATCACATCTACCAATCCGCTGGCAGTGGGGGATGTAGTGATGGTGGAACCGCCTACAGAGCAGGAACCTACTGCTACCATCTATGAGATCCTGCCAAGACGCAATTATATCAACCGCCAGTCCCCTGCACATAAGAAAAAGCACCATATTGTAGCCGCCAACCTGGACCAGTCCCTTATGTTTGCCACGCTGCGGGACCCTAAGACCTCACAAGGGTTTATAGACCGTTTCCTGGCATCCTGCGAGGCCTACCATGTGCCGGCTGTGCTGGTCTTTAACAAGGCGGACCTGTACCGTAAAAAGGAGCAGGAGCAGTTTGAACGGTTGAAAGGGATCTACGAGCGTATAGGGTATTCCGTTATTCTTATGTCAGTGTCCCAGGGAACAGGGGTGGATGCTGTGAAAGTGATGCTGAAGGATAAGATCACCCTGATGAGTGGTCATTCCGGTGTGGGCAAATCCACTTTTATCAATGCTATTTTCCCCGAGATCCAGCTGAAGACCCAGGATGTCAGCGGCTGGAGTGGCAAGGGTATGCATACTACTACTTTTGCGGAGATGTTTGACCTGCCCTTTGGCGGTGCCATCATTGATACGCCCGGCATGCGGGAATTTGGCCTGGTAGATATCAGCCGGCAGGAGCTTTCCCATTATTTCCCTGAAATGGCCAGGCTGCTCAATGATTGCCAGTTCAACAACTGCCAGCATATCAACGAGCCGGGCTGTGCTATCAAAGATGCTGTAGCGGCCGGGGATATTGATGAAGACCGGTATGTGAGCTATTACAATATCCTGGAATCAATCAACGAAAAAGATTGGGATTAA
- a CDS encoding gamma carbonic anhydrase family protein — protein MPVILPVEGVHPQFGENCFIAPNATIVGDVIMGNEGSIWFNAVVRGDVNSIRMGNKVNIQDGAVLHCTYKRTRTIIGNNVSIGHNAIVHGCTIEDNVLVGMGAIVMDNAVIGSNSIIAAGAVVLEGTEVPAGTIFAGVPAKKVKDIDPSKITGEIDRIANNYVRYADWFRDQVND, from the coding sequence ATGCCCGTTATCTTACCAGTAGAAGGAGTACACCCACAGTTTGGCGAAAATTGTTTTATAGCCCCCAATGCCACCATCGTAGGCGATGTGATCATGGGCAACGAAGGCAGCATCTGGTTCAATGCCGTGGTGCGGGGCGATGTGAACAGTATCCGCATGGGCAACAAAGTGAATATCCAGGATGGAGCCGTGCTCCACTGCACTTATAAGCGCACCAGGACCATTATCGGCAATAATGTTTCCATTGGCCATAATGCCATTGTTCATGGCTGCACCATTGAAGACAATGTGCTGGTGGGCATGGGCGCCATTGTCATGGACAATGCCGTGATTGGCAGCAATTCCATCATTGCCGCCGGCGCCGTGGTTTTGGAAGGCACCGAGGTGCCCGCCGGCACCATCTTTGCCGGTGTGCCCGCCAAAAAAGTAAAAGACATTGATCCCTCCAAGATCACCGGGGAAATTGATCGCATTGCCAACAATTATGTCCGGTACGCCGACTGGTTCCGCGACCAGGTAAACGACTAA
- a CDS encoding aspartate aminotransferase family protein, whose amino-acid sequence MNQRELFLRHVAQTSPAPLALEIVKAEGSSLWDAQGQQYTDLIAGISVCNVGHRNPKVVKAVKKQLDQYMHLLVYGELVQTPQVEYAKLLTDHLPGSLNSVYFTNSGAEATEGAMKLAKRVTGRTQIIAFKNSYHGSTQGALSIMGDEYWRNAYRPLLPDILHLDYNDPAALDFITDRTACVIAETVQAEAGVIAPAKSWMKALQQKCRSTGALLVLDEIQTGFGRTGSLWGFEQFKVVPDIVLMGKALGGGMPLGAFIASRKLMKKLTSDPVLGHITTFGGHPVCCAAGLAAFKVLLKKDLVKQVPEKELLFHRLLQHPAIKVVRSMGLMMAVEFDSFETNKRVIDACLSAEGQRVLSDWFLFAPQCFRIVPPLTITEKEIKKACSVILKAIDQ is encoded by the coding sequence ATGAATCAGCGTGAATTATTTCTGCGTCATGTGGCGCAGACCTCGCCGGCCCCCCTGGCGCTGGAGATCGTGAAGGCAGAAGGCAGCAGCCTCTGGGATGCGCAGGGCCAGCAATATACCGACCTGATTGCCGGTATCAGTGTTTGCAATGTAGGCCATCGCAACCCAAAAGTGGTGAAGGCTGTGAAAAAACAGCTGGACCAGTACATGCACCTCCTGGTATATGGTGAGCTGGTACAGACACCGCAGGTGGAATATGCCAAACTGCTTACCGATCACCTGCCTGGTTCTCTCAACTCCGTATACTTTACCAATTCAGGCGCTGAAGCTACCGAGGGCGCCATGAAACTGGCCAAGCGGGTGACTGGCAGAACGCAGATCATTGCTTTTAAGAACAGCTATCATGGCTCTACGCAGGGCGCGCTCAGTATTATGGGCGATGAATACTGGCGCAACGCCTACCGGCCTTTGCTGCCGGATATCCTGCACCTGGATTACAATGATCCGGCAGCGCTGGACTTTATAACAGACCGGACAGCCTGCGTGATAGCTGAGACAGTACAGGCGGAAGCCGGCGTGATAGCGCCTGCCAAAAGCTGGATGAAAGCATTGCAGCAGAAATGCAGATCCACCGGCGCCCTGCTGGTGCTGGACGAGATACAGACAGGTTTTGGACGAACCGGAAGCCTCTGGGGCTTTGAACAGTTCAAAGTGGTGCCGGATATTGTGCTGATGGGTAAAGCGCTGGGTGGCGGTATGCCGCTGGGCGCCTTTATTGCCAGTCGCAAGCTGATGAAAAAGCTGACCAGTGATCCGGTACTGGGGCATATCACCACTTTCGGCGGTCACCCGGTTTGCTGTGCGGCAGGACTGGCGGCTTTCAAGGTGCTGCTGAAAAAAGACCTGGTGAAACAGGTCCCTGAAAAAGAATTGCTGTTCCACCGTTTATTGCAGCACCCGGCCATCAAAGTGGTGCGTTCCATGGGACTGATGATGGCGGTGGAGTTTGATAGCTTTGAGACCAACAAGCGGGTGATTGATGCCTGTCTCAGTGCGGAAGGCCAGCGGGTGCTGTCGGACTGGTTCCTGTTTGCGCCGCAATGTTTTCGCATTGTGCCGCCGCTGACCATTACGGAAAAGGAGATCAAAAAAGCCTGCAGTGTTATCCTGAAGGCTATTGATCAATAG
- a CDS encoding AEC family transporter, translated as MVNFVLIVVCILAGMLFRTTQVIHPQAHKGINTWILYIGLPALSFKYLPQVSWNMDILIPAISSVIVLAGAWLFVAIYCRLKHYSRRTQSTLELSTGYSNTSFIGFPLIAAYYGEQYISIGIICDQMMFILLSTFGIISALKGGADKTKPSAGFLLRRLISFPPFIGCMLAILLSLLVDLSFAVPLFDKLAATVAPLALFSIGLQLKFNGWKKELPQISMTMLYKLLLAPALVVGFALLLNKSGYIVKISVMEAAMPTLVTSSIIAEQFRLNTRLTNLIIGISILVGFITTAFWYECMELLF; from the coding sequence ATGGTGAATTTTGTTCTGATTGTAGTGTGTATACTGGCCGGCATGCTTTTCCGTACCACCCAGGTCATTCACCCACAGGCCCACAAAGGCATCAATACCTGGATACTGTATATCGGATTACCCGCGCTCTCCTTCAAGTACCTGCCGCAGGTAAGCTGGAATATGGACATACTGATCCCTGCCATCAGCTCGGTGATTGTCCTGGCCGGCGCCTGGCTTTTTGTAGCCATCTATTGCCGGCTGAAACATTATTCCAGGCGTACCCAAAGCACCCTGGAACTGTCCACCGGCTATAGCAACACTTCTTTTATCGGCTTTCCGCTGATTGCGGCTTACTATGGGGAGCAATATATCAGTATCGGCATCATCTGCGATCAGATGATGTTCATCCTCCTGTCCACTTTCGGGATCATCAGTGCGCTGAAAGGCGGGGCCGACAAAACAAAACCCAGCGCCGGCTTCCTGCTCCGGCGGCTGATCAGTTTCCCGCCATTTATCGGTTGCATGCTGGCTATCCTGCTTTCCCTGCTCGTTGACCTCAGCTTTGCCGTACCCCTGTTCGATAAACTGGCTGCCACCGTAGCGCCGCTGGCCCTTTTCTCCATTGGCCTGCAGCTGAAATTCAACGGCTGGAAAAAAGAGCTGCCCCAGATCTCCATGACCATGCTGTACAAATTATTGCTGGCGCCCGCACTGGTAGTGGGTTTTGCCCTACTGCTCAACAAGAGCGGGTATATAGTCAAGATCAGCGTGATGGAAGCAGCCATGCCCACCCTGGTGACCTCCAGTATCATTGCCGAACAGTTCCGGCTCAATACAAGGCTCACCAACCTGATCATCGGCATCAGTATCCTGGTAGGATTTATCACTACCGCTTTCTGGTATGAGTGTATGGAATTGCTTTTCTGA